From the Colletotrichum lupini chromosome 10, complete sequence genome, one window contains:
- a CDS encoding thioredoxin codes for MSTRLFRPFQRIATTSLSSTYRSFHSTSPNMVVHNVRTAEEWKETLKEHTVVVLDCFATWCGPCKAIAPLVVKHSENADFKGIRFVKIDVDEVPDVSQELGIRAMPTFMIFNTQEKTQEIVGANPPALEKAIIALAATPEAKQAKAQIEEKEKAAAAAAEEPKQE; via the exons ATGTCTACCAGACTCTTCCGCCCCTTTCAACGCATCGCGACAACTTCACTCTCTTCAACATACCGAAGCTTCCACTCTACATCGCCCAATATGGTTGTCCATAACGTCCGCAC TGCCGAGGAATGGAAGGAGACCCTCAAGGAACACACTGTTGTCGTTCTTGATTGTTTTGCCACCTGGTGCGGTCCTTGCAAGGCTATCGCCCCCCTCGTGGTCAA GCACTCTGAGAACGCGGACTTCAAGGGCATTCGCTTTGTCAAGATTGATGTCGACGAGGTCCCCGACGTGAGCCAAGAACTCGGCATTCGTGCTATGCCTACTTTCATGATTTTCAATACGCAGGAGAAGACTCAGGAAATCGTCGGGGCCAACCCCCCTGCCCTCGAGAAGGCCATTATAGCGCTTGCCGCAACTCCCGAGGCAAAGCAAGCGAAGGCGCAGATTGAGGAGAAGGAAAAGGCTGCCGCCGCAGCTGCCGAGGAGCCGAAGCAGGAGTAA